The following are from one region of the Lacinutrix sp. Bg11-31 genome:
- a CDS encoding heavy-metal-associated domain-containing protein — translation MKKVILSVAVIMAIGLTSCKNKTKKENETTTEVSKEMAMTDISFGVRGNCGMCKNTIEKAVNKVDGVAKATWDVDKKKMDVSFYDTKTDAMAIHNAIAASGYDTEKVTGNLDAYDGLPGCCKYDHEMKMNQSGEMN, via the coding sequence ATGAAGAAAGTAATTTTAAGTGTAGCTGTAATAATGGCTATTGGTTTAACAAGTTGTAAAAACAAAACCAAAAAAGAAAATGAAACAACAACCGAAGTATCTAAAGAAATGGCAATGACAGACATATCTTTTGGAGTAAGAGGAAATTGTGGAATGTGTAAAAACACTATCGAAAAAGCTGTAAACAAAGTTGATGGAGTAGCTAAAGCAACTTGGGACGTAGATAAAAAGAAAATGGATGTGTCATTTTATGATACAAAAACAGATGCAATGGCAATCCATAATGCAATTGCAGCATCAGGTTATGATACCGAAAAAGTTACTGGAAATTTAGATGCTTATGATGGTTTACCAGGGTGTTGTAAATACGACCACGAAATGAAAATGAACCAATCTGGTGAAATGAATTAA
- a CDS encoding alpha/beta fold hydrolase, whose protein sequence is MLKKLIIRNNITIHGDGNKSMLFVHGYGCNQNMWRFIIPQFKDDYQIILIDLVGSGKSDENAYDYDKYSSLQGYADDVVEICDALNLKDVILVGHSVSAMIGVLAALKRPAIFKKLIMVSPSPRYIDDNEYFGGFSENDIEELLKTLDSNYLGWTSTMAPVIMSNLDRPELAEELEHSFCQSNPAIAKHFARVTFLGDNRSDLEKLTTDTLILQCKLDAIASIKVGQYVHNHIFNSKFVVLDATGHCPHISSPDQTVAAIKTFLK, encoded by the coding sequence ATGTTGAAAAAGTTAATTATAAGAAATAATATAACAATACATGGAGATGGTAACAAATCTATGTTGTTTGTCCATGGCTATGGATGCAATCAAAACATGTGGAGGTTTATTATTCCCCAATTTAAAGACGATTACCAAATAATCCTTATTGATCTTGTGGGCTCTGGAAAATCTGATGAAAATGCCTATGATTACGATAAGTATAGTTCGCTTCAAGGTTATGCTGATGATGTAGTCGAAATTTGTGACGCCTTAAACTTAAAGGATGTTATTTTAGTTGGGCATTCTGTGAGCGCAATGATAGGAGTTCTTGCAGCTTTAAAAAGACCCGCTATTTTTAAAAAATTAATTATGGTTAGTCCATCTCCTCGATATATTGATGATAATGAGTATTTTGGAGGTTTTTCTGAAAACGATATTGAGGAACTTCTAAAAACTTTAGATTCTAATTACTTAGGCTGGACAAGTACAATGGCTCCTGTGATTATGAGTAATTTAGATAGACCCGAATTAGCAGAAGAGTTAGAACATAGCTTTTGCCAAAGTAATCCTGCAATAGCAAAGCACTTTGCAAGAGTTACATTCTTAGGAGATAACAGAAGTGATTTAGAAAAGCTTACTACCGATACTCTTATACTTCAATGTAAACTAGACGCTATAGCTTCAATTAAAGTAGGGCAATATGTCCATAATCATATCTTTAATAGTAAGTTTGTAGTATTAGACGCAACAGGTCATTGTCCCCATATTAGTTCTCCTGACCAAACTGTAGCGGCAATCAAAACATTTTTAAAATAA
- a CDS encoding ATP-binding protein, which translates to MNQNLDYKKLYDTSPCGYICSLADGTIIDSNKRFLEFTNYDREEVIKKKKFTDFLSVGGKIYFETVFSQKLKLSGFIEEINFDFIKKDGTKFPVLINSVEIKDTEGRHLFIQSSIFNISQRKDYELELQTAERKAIELSDELKQSNKELRSGSELILNQKNQLEGLNYNLENTNRQLSSFAHIASHNLRAPVSNLNSLLNFYNNSIDIEDKAMLFDKFEIVVGHLNETLNDLIESVKIQGDVNIKHDLINFDIVFNKTVEILEDQILESKAVVTSNFHEATNIKYPKVYLESIMLNLMSNSIRYRSSDCIPEIHFSTELKNDEITLIATDNGLGIDLEKHHHRLFGLNNTFHRHPDSKGVGLFMIKTQIEAIGGSITVESEIGIGTTFKIILNKNLL; encoded by the coding sequence ATGAATCAAAATTTAGATTATAAGAAACTTTACGACACATCTCCTTGTGGGTATATTTGCTCATTAGCTGATGGTACTATTATTGATTCTAACAAAAGATTTTTAGAATTTACAAACTATGATCGAGAAGAGGTAATTAAAAAAAAAAAGTTTACAGATTTTCTTTCGGTAGGAGGTAAAATATATTTTGAGACTGTCTTTTCTCAAAAATTAAAGTTAAGTGGATTTATAGAAGAGATAAATTTTGATTTTATAAAAAAAGATGGAACTAAATTCCCAGTCCTTATTAATTCTGTAGAAATTAAAGATACAGAAGGACGCCACCTATTTATTCAGTCTTCTATATTCAATATTTCTCAAAGAAAAGATTATGAATTAGAACTTCAGACTGCCGAAAGAAAAGCGATCGAACTCTCAGATGAGTTAAAACAATCAAATAAAGAATTGCGAAGTGGTTCTGAATTAATTTTAAACCAAAAAAATCAATTAGAAGGATTAAATTATAATTTAGAAAATACAAATAGACAACTTTCCAGCTTTGCCCATATTGCATCTCATAATTTAAGAGCACCTGTTAGTAATCTAAATTCATTGCTCAACTTCTACAATAATAGTATTGATATAGAAGATAAGGCAATGCTTTTTGATAAATTTGAAATAGTTGTAGGCCATCTCAATGAAACTTTGAATGACTTAATTGAATCTGTAAAAATTCAGGGAGATGTAAACATAAAGCACGATCTAATAAACTTTGATATTGTTTTTAATAAAACAGTAGAAATTTTAGAAGATCAAATTTTAGAGTCAAAAGCAGTAGTGACCTCAAATTTTCATGAAGCAACTAATATTAAATACCCGAAAGTTTATCTAGAAAGTATTATGCTAAACCTCATGTCTAATTCCATTCGATACCGTTCATCAGATTGTATTCCTGAGATCCATTTCAGCACAGAATTAAAGAATGATGAAATAACGCTTATCGCTACCGATAATGGACTAGGAATAGATTTAGAAAAACACCATCACAGACTCTTTGGTCTCAATAACACGTTCCATAGACATCCTGATTCCAAGGGAGTTGGACTCTTTATGATCAAAACTCAAATAGAAGCTATAGGAGGTTCTATCACTGTAGAAAGTGAAATAGGTATAGGAACCACATTCAAAATAATACTAAATAAAAATTTGTTATGA
- a CDS encoding response regulator encodes MKKNLPLIGIIDDDKIYQFTLTRIINKHKFAREILSFLDGELALDFLSDNISTLGNIPDLIFLDSNMPIMDGWQFIEEYAILETQIKKKIKIFMVSSSVDPIDIERANKINQISDYIIKPITLDEVKRVIDTL; translated from the coding sequence ATGAAAAAAAACCTTCCTTTGATTGGCATTATAGATGATGATAAAATTTACCAATTTACATTAACAAGAATTATTAACAAACACAAGTTTGCCAGAGAGATTTTGTCTTTTTTAGATGGAGAACTTGCTCTTGATTTTTTGTCTGATAATATTTCAACATTAGGCAACATACCAGATCTTATTTTTCTTGATAGTAATATGCCAATCATGGATGGTTGGCAGTTTATAGAAGAATATGCAATTTTAGAAACTCAAATTAAAAAAAAAATAAAGATATTTATGGTAAGTTCTTCAGTGGACCCTATCGACATAGAAAGAGCCAATAAAATAAATCAAATCTCTGACTACATAATAAAACCAATTACACTAGATGAGGTGAAAAGAGTAATTGATACTTTATAA
- a CDS encoding branched-chain amino acid transaminase, with protein MYYNKESQIFLDGEWIKAQDGKTNLYSQTLHYGAGVFEGIRSYKTNKGTSIFKAKEHFERLHYSAEKMHIKLNYSVEELIDLSYELLERNNLEDAYIRPLVYLGENMSLQPTEDVHVMLCAWDWGRYLGDTQLKLMTSSFQRPNPKSCFVEAKVSGHYTNSILSTTEAKQKGFDEALLLDMNENVAEGPGANFFYEKEGKLYTAPLGNILSGITRQTIFELAEELGFEVVEKFFKVEEVYQADGAFFTGTAAEVAAIGSLDNHSFILPWEKTIGYKLASAYQKCVHTK; from the coding sequence ATGTATTACAACAAAGAATCCCAAATATTTTTGGATGGCGAATGGATAAAAGCCCAAGATGGAAAAACAAACTTGTACAGTCAAACGCTACATTATGGAGCTGGTGTTTTTGAAGGAATTAGATCTTATAAAACCAACAAAGGTACAAGTATTTTTAAAGCCAAAGAACATTTTGAACGATTGCATTATTCTGCCGAAAAAATGCACATCAAGCTTAACTATTCAGTAGAGGAATTAATTGATCTAAGTTATGAGTTACTTGAAAGAAACAACTTGGAAGATGCTTACATCCGCCCATTGGTTTATTTAGGAGAAAATATGTCTCTTCAACCAACAGAAGATGTGCACGTAATGCTTTGTGCTTGGGATTGGGGAAGATATTTAGGCGATACGCAACTCAAATTAATGACTTCTTCTTTTCAAAGACCCAATCCAAAATCTTGTTTTGTAGAAGCAAAAGTAAGCGGACATTATACCAATTCAATATTGTCAACTACCGAAGCTAAACAAAAAGGTTTTGATGAAGCTTTACTCTTAGATATGAACGAAAATGTAGCTGAAGGCCCTGGAGCAAATTTCTTCTATGAAAAAGAAGGTAAATTATATACAGCTCCGCTCGGTAATATCCTTTCTGGAATAACAAGACAAACCATTTTTGAATTAGCCGAAGAATTGGGTTTTGAAGTCGTTGAAAAGTTTTTTAAAGTTGAAGAAGTGTATCAAGCAGATGGTGCTTTTTTCACAGGAACGGCAGCAGAAGTTGCTGCAATTGGAAGTCTAGATAATCATAGTTTCATTTTGCCTTGGGAAAAAACTATTGGTTACAAATTGGCATCAGCGTATCAAAAATGTGTTCATACAAAATAA
- the ilvD gene encoding dihydroxy-acid dehydratase, translating to MKYSKRVTQDDSQPAAKAMLHAIGLTKEDFEKAFVGIASTGYEGNPCNMHLNDLALEVKQGTKNANLVGLIYNTIGVSDGISMGTPGMRYSLPSRDVIADSMETVVEGMSYDALVTVVGCDKNMPGALMAMLRTNRPGVLVYGGTIASGCHKGKKLDVVSAFEAWGQKVAGKMDDEEYQNVIEKACPGAGACGGMYTANTMASAIEALGMSLPYNSSNPALGKEKKVESIKAGEAVRLLLEKDIKPKDIVTKKALENAIRLVTIMGGSTNAVLHFLAIARTAEVEFTLDDFQRIADTTPFLADLKPSGQFLMEDVHVIGGIPAVLKYLLKNGLLHGDCLTVTGKTLAENLKNVPDLLAGQEIIKPLENPIKETGHLRILRGNLSPKGAVAKITGKEGFQFSGTAKVFDSEYDANDGIRDGKVIKGDVVVIRYEGPKGGPGMPEMLKPTAAIIGAGLGNDVALITDGRFSGGTHGFVVGHISPEAQVGGPIAFVQNGDKITIDAIKNTIDFDVSEEELSKRKANWKRPDLKHKKGVLYKYARTVSCASEGCVTDEF from the coding sequence ATTAAATACAGTAAACGCGTAACACAAGACGATTCACAACCAGCAGCAAAAGCAATGTTGCACGCTATCGGTTTAACCAAAGAAGATTTCGAAAAGGCTTTTGTAGGAATTGCTAGCACAGGTTATGAAGGCAATCCGTGCAATATGCACCTAAACGATTTGGCTCTTGAAGTAAAACAGGGAACAAAAAACGCAAATTTAGTTGGATTAATCTACAACACCATTGGCGTGAGTGACGGTATTTCTATGGGAACACCCGGAATGAGATATTCTTTGCCTTCAAGAGACGTCATTGCCGATTCTATGGAAACTGTGGTGGAAGGAATGTCTTATGACGCTTTGGTTACAGTAGTTGGTTGCGACAAAAATATGCCTGGCGCATTAATGGCAATGCTCAGAACCAACCGACCAGGCGTTTTAGTTTATGGTGGAACGATTGCATCTGGTTGTCACAAAGGTAAAAAACTGGATGTCGTTTCTGCTTTTGAAGCTTGGGGACAAAAAGTAGCAGGAAAAATGGATGATGAAGAATATCAAAATGTGATAGAAAAAGCGTGTCCAGGAGCAGGTGCTTGTGGTGGAATGTACACGGCAAACACTATGGCATCTGCCATTGAAGCTTTGGGAATGTCCTTGCCTTATAATTCGTCAAACCCAGCTTTGGGAAAAGAGAAAAAAGTAGAAAGCATAAAAGCTGGTGAAGCAGTTCGTTTATTGCTTGAAAAAGACATTAAACCAAAAGATATTGTTACCAAAAAAGCATTAGAAAATGCTATAAGATTAGTGACCATAATGGGCGGTTCTACTAATGCCGTTTTACACTTTTTGGCTATCGCTAGAACTGCAGAAGTAGAATTTACTTTAGATGATTTTCAAAGAATAGCAGACACCACACCTTTTTTAGCAGACTTAAAACCAAGCGGTCAATTTTTGATGGAAGATGTTCACGTAATTGGAGGTATTCCTGCCGTTCTAAAATATTTATTAAAAAATGGATTATTACACGGAGATTGTTTAACCGTAACAGGTAAAACATTAGCTGAAAACCTTAAAAATGTTCCTGATTTATTAGCCGGTCAAGAAATTATAAAACCATTAGAAAATCCTATAAAAGAAACTGGACATTTAAGAATACTGAGAGGAAATTTATCGCCCAAAGGTGCTGTAGCAAAAATTACAGGAAAAGAAGGTTTTCAATTTAGTGGAACAGCAAAAGTCTTTGATTCTGAATATGATGCCAATGATGGCATTCGAGATGGAAAAGTAATAAAAGGAGATGTTGTGGTGATAAGATATGAAGGACCAAAAGGTGGTCCTGGAATGCCAGAAATGCTGAAACCTACCGCAGCAATTATTGGAGCTGGTTTGGGAAATGATGTGGCGCTAATTACTGACGGTAGATTTTCAGGTGGAACACACGGCTTTGTGGTTGGACATATTTCGCCAGAGGCACAAGTTGGTGGACCTATTGCTTTTGTACAAAATGGAGATAAAATAACCATTGATGCTATAAAAAATACCATTGATTTTGATGTGAGCGAAGAAGAGTTATCAAAACGAAAAGCCAACTGGAAACGACCCGATTTGAAACACAAAAAAGGCGTGTTGTATAAATACGCAAGAACTGTTTCGTGTGCATCTGAAGGATGTGTGACAGATGAATTTTAA
- the ilvB gene encoding biosynthetic-type acetolactate synthase large subunit — translation MEKTAIKTKTKQQVMTGSQAVVHSLIAEGVDLIFGYPGGAIMPVYDALYDVEDKLTHILTRHEQGATHAAQGFARATGKVGVCLATSGPGATNLITGIADAQIDSTPLVCITGQVSSNLLGTDAFQETDIIGISMPVTKWNFQVTRAEEIPFALAKAFYIARTGRQGPVLIDITKDAQFETLDFDYKPFKGMRSYVPTPQLNLTKVAEAAALINSAKKPFVLFGQGVLLAEAEKEFKAFIEKSGLPSAWTIMGLSALDSDHNLNVGMLGMHGNYAPNKLTNECDVLIAVGMRFDDRVTGDLSRYAKQAKVIHLEIDPAEIDKNVKTDVAVLGNAKESLSALTELISKNEHKDWLAKFRDLEKEEFNKVINEELNPKAELMTMGEVMNKINLHSDQKNIIVTDVGQHQMIACRYAKFKQTRSLITSGGLGTMGFCLPAAIGAKMGRPDVQVIGIIGDGGFQMTIQELGTIFQFKTAVKIVVLNNEFLGMVRQWQELFFEKRYASTTMVNPDFQTIVKGYGIKTKKVEKREDLEEAVKEMLAHEGSYFLEVMVGKENNVFPMIATGASVSEIRLK, via the coding sequence ATGGAAAAAACAGCAATAAAAACGAAAACAAAACAACAAGTAATGACTGGCTCACAAGCTGTAGTTCATTCACTTATAGCAGAAGGTGTTGATTTAATATTTGGATATCCGGGCGGAGCAATTATGCCTGTTTATGATGCACTTTATGATGTAGAAGATAAGTTAACACACATTTTAACCAGACACGAACAAGGCGCAACACACGCAGCACAAGGTTTTGCAAGAGCAACAGGAAAAGTTGGCGTTTGTTTAGCAACTTCTGGTCCTGGAGCAACCAATTTAATAACTGGAATTGCAGATGCACAAATAGATTCTACTCCATTGGTGTGTATTACTGGACAGGTTTCGAGTAATTTATTAGGAACAGATGCTTTTCAGGAAACGGATATCATTGGTATTTCTATGCCTGTTACCAAATGGAATTTTCAAGTTACTCGAGCAGAAGAAATTCCTTTTGCTTTGGCGAAAGCTTTTTATATCGCAAGAACCGGAAGACAAGGCCCTGTTTTGATTGATATTACTAAAGATGCTCAATTTGAAACACTTGATTTTGATTATAAACCTTTTAAAGGAATGAGAAGTTATGTGCCAACTCCACAGTTGAATTTAACAAAAGTAGCTGAAGCAGCCGCATTAATTAATTCAGCAAAAAAACCTTTTGTGTTATTTGGGCAAGGTGTGCTTTTAGCGGAAGCGGAAAAAGAATTTAAAGCATTTATAGAAAAATCTGGTTTGCCTTCTGCTTGGACAATTATGGGATTGTCGGCCTTAGATTCTGACCATAATCTAAATGTGGGAATGTTGGGAATGCACGGTAATTATGCACCCAATAAATTAACCAATGAATGTGATGTGTTGATAGCTGTAGGAATGCGTTTTGACGACCGTGTTACAGGCGATTTAAGCAGATATGCCAAGCAAGCAAAAGTTATTCATTTGGAAATAGATCCTGCGGAAATAGACAAAAATGTAAAAACAGATGTTGCCGTTTTGGGAAATGCCAAAGAAAGTTTAAGTGCATTAACAGAATTAATTAGTAAAAACGAACACAAAGATTGGTTGGCGAAATTCAGAGATTTAGAAAAAGAAGAATTTAATAAAGTTATTAATGAAGAGCTAAATCCCAAAGCAGAATTAATGACTATGGGTGAAGTGATGAACAAAATAAACCTTCATTCCGACCAAAAAAATATCATTGTAACAGATGTAGGGCAACACCAAATGATAGCTTGCCGATATGCTAAATTTAAACAAACTCGTTCTTTAATAACTTCTGGTGGATTGGGAACTATGGGCTTTTGTTTACCTGCTGCCATTGGTGCAAAAATGGGAAGACCAGATGTACAGGTCATTGGAATTATAGGAGATGGTGGTTTTCAAATGACAATTCAAGAATTAGGAACCATTTTTCAGTTTAAAACTGCTGTGAAAATTGTGGTATTAAATAATGAATTTTTAGGAATGGTAAGGCAATGGCAAGAGTTATTTTTTGAAAAAAGATATGCCTCAACTACAATGGTCAATCCAGATTTTCAAACGATTGTAAAAGGTTATGGCATTAAAACAAAAAAGGTAGAAAAAAGAGAGGATTTAGAAGAAGCAGTGAAGGAAATGTTGGCACACGAAGGTTCCTATTTTCTTGAAGTGATGGTTGGAAAAGAGAACAATGTGTTTCCAATGATAGCAACTGGTGCATCTGTTTCAGAAATAAGATTAAAATAA
- the ilvN gene encoding acetolactate synthase small subunit — protein MEKKRFTISVFTEDVVGILNRVSIIFTRRKINVESIAASESEIKGIYRYTIVITETEDQVKKVVGQLEKQVEVVKAVFHPDEEIVHQEIALYKVKTGVLASGGNAERIVRSHNARVLSVETEFTVLEKTGHKEETQQLFDDLKPFGILEFVRSGRVAITKPMKTLSSIVEQLEKLVKN, from the coding sequence ATGGAAAAGAAAAGATTTACAATATCGGTATTTACAGAAGATGTAGTGGGAATCCTCAATAGAGTGTCGATAATTTTTACGAGAAGAAAAATAAATGTAGAAAGTATTGCTGCGTCTGAAAGTGAAATTAAGGGAATTTATAGATATACCATTGTAATTACAGAAACAGAAGATCAAGTTAAAAAAGTGGTTGGTCAACTGGAAAAACAAGTAGAAGTGGTGAAAGCAGTTTTTCATCCTGATGAAGAAATTGTGCACCAAGAAATAGCACTTTACAAAGTAAAAACAGGTGTTTTGGCCTCTGGTGGAAATGCAGAAAGAATTGTGCGTTCACATAATGCAAGAGTTTTATCTGTAGAAACGGAATTTACTGTTTTAGAAAAAACGGGACACAAAGAAGAAACACAGCAATTATTTGACGATTTAAAACCTTTTGGAATATTGGAATTTGTACGTTCTGGAAGAGTTGCCATTACCAAACCAATGAAAACATTATCGTCAATAGTAGAACAATTAGAAAAATTAGTAAAAAATTAA
- the ilvA gene encoding threonine ammonia-lyase IlvA: MTTQTQYITLKNVKKAASLLKDVVLETLLQKNQFLSDKYDANIVFKREDLQEVRSFKIRGAYHKITSLTPEELNQGVVCASAGNHAQGVAYSCKLKKIKGVIFMPTPTPNQKIEQVKMFGGEYVELVLTGDTFDDAYDTAMLYCTEKKMSFVHPFHDIKVIEGQATIALEILAQSKKPIDYLFLPVGGGGLAAGVSIMFKELSPNTKIIGVEPKGAPSMSISITNGFNTKIENIDKFIDGASVQKVGDLNFEICREYLDEMVTVHEGKVCQTILDLYNKNAIVVEPAGALTTAVLDQFSDELKGKNVVCLISGSNNDITRTEEIKERALLYSGHKHYFIIKFPQRAGALREFLNDILGPNDDITHFEYSKKHNRNSGPAIVGLEIANPKDIDQLIVKMRTKKFFGEYLNDKPDLFQVLV, from the coding sequence ATGACAACACAAACCCAATATATTACTTTAAAAAATGTAAAAAAAGCAGCATCTCTTTTGAAGGATGTTGTTTTAGAAACACTTTTACAAAAAAATCAGTTTTTGTCTGATAAATATGATGCAAATATTGTTTTCAAAAGAGAAGATTTACAAGAAGTTCGTTCTTTTAAAATAAGAGGTGCTTATCATAAAATTACATCTTTAACTCCAGAGGAATTGAACCAAGGTGTAGTTTGTGCAAGTGCAGGGAATCACGCTCAAGGTGTTGCTTACTCGTGCAAACTAAAAAAGATAAAAGGTGTCATATTTATGCCAACACCTACACCCAATCAGAAAATAGAACAAGTAAAAATGTTTGGAGGAGAATATGTAGAACTTGTTTTAACTGGCGATACTTTTGATGATGCTTATGATACGGCAATGCTTTATTGCACAGAAAAAAAGATGTCATTTGTACATCCTTTTCACGATATAAAAGTAATAGAAGGACAAGCAACTATCGCTTTAGAAATATTAGCACAAAGCAAAAAACCAATAGATTATTTGTTTCTACCAGTTGGCGGAGGCGGTTTGGCAGCTGGTGTTTCCATTATGTTTAAAGAACTTTCGCCCAATACAAAAATTATTGGTGTAGAACCAAAAGGTGCACCTTCAATGTCTATTTCTATAACAAATGGATTTAATACAAAAATAGAAAATATAGATAAATTTATTGATGGAGCATCTGTTCAAAAAGTGGGTGATTTAAACTTTGAAATTTGCAGAGAATATTTAGACGAAATGGTAACGGTACACGAAGGAAAAGTGTGTCAAACTATTTTAGATTTATACAATAAAAACGCAATAGTAGTTGAGCCAGCAGGCGCATTAACCACAGCTGTTTTAGACCAGTTTTCTGATGAGTTAAAAGGTAAAAACGTAGTTTGTTTAATCAGTGGTTCAAATAATGACATTACCAGAACGGAGGAAATTAAAGAACGTGCTTTGCTTTATTCTGGACATAAACATTATTTCATCATAAAATTTCCGCAAAGAGCTGGCGCATTGCGAGAGTTTTTGAATGACATATTAGGCCCAAATGATGATATAACACATTTTGAATATTCTAAAAAACACAACAGGAATTCTGGTCCTGCAATAGTTGGTTTAGAAATAGCAAATCCAAAAGATATTGATCAACTTATAGTAAAGATGAGAACTAAAAAATTCTTTGGAGAATACTTGAATGATAAGCCTGATTTATTTCAGGTTCTAGTCTGA